The window GCGAGAGATGATGTGCAGGGCTAATCCCGGTGCGTATTCAGTATTTCAATTTAACATAATATACATTATGCGCACCTAAGTGGTGATATGTGGATTCTGCCGTCCAGGCCTGATTACTTGGGGTTTCTCCTGCGGCCAACCAGGCCAGCGCAGCGCCAACTGCTCATGCCGCTGAACAAATTCGTTTTTCAACCGGCCATAAGCCGCCGGGTTTTGCCGGCTGTCTTCTGCTGCCTGACGTTTGATTGCCGCATATTGCTGAGCAACATCATGATGCTTGCGCAGATAATCTCTGAACGCCAAATGTCTGATCACCTGTTCACTTCCTGCAGTAAATGCATGATTGCCGTTTCCCTTGATGTAGTAACGCCTGCCGGCTATGCCGTTCTCGCCGCGCGGCGTAGATCTCATATCATGCATCCTGTCATTCAAACCATCCAACGCCGCCAGGCTTTCAACTTCTAGCAAGATATCAATCGCTGGTTTGGCCGGCAGCTCCTGCTGATGAATTGCCGTTAACATGCCGGCCAGTATGCGCTCTGTCATTTCCTGCCCCAATAATGATGACTGGGCATAGTTTTCTATGGCGCCTACCTGCCGGTATTGGCCAGAAATCCCCTGCTTTTTTTGATCGCGCTACGTGAAATCTGATAAAACGTGGCGGCTACGATACTGCAGATTTCACCCAAACGCGTCACTTAAACGGGCAGTATTTGCACGCTAAATGCGCATTGGCGCGCGTTTGATCGCTTTCGGCACGCACCTCGGCGTTGGCTATACTGAATGGGAACATTCCTCCTCGCTCCAGGAGCCTCCCCATGTTTGATCATGTGAAATTTGGCGTCAGCGACTTTGCCCTCAGCAAAGCGTTTTTCCTCAATGCGCTGGCGCCACTGGGCGTAAAAATCGTTGCCGAAGGCGACCCCGGCTATGGCATTGAGTTGTGTCCCGAACGGGGTAATGTGTCATTGTGCCTGTTTCAAACCGATGAAAAGCCGGCGCATCTGCACCTGGCATTTGCCGCAAGCAGCCGTGAGCAGGTCGATGCGTTCTACCACGCCGCGCTAAACGCCGGCGGCAAAGACAATGGCGCGCCCGGTTTGCGGCCCAATTACCATGCCCATTACTATGCGGCATTTGTGATCGCCCCGGATGGCCACAATATCGAGGCGGTTTGCCACAACCCGATGGACTAATGATTTTTCTAGTTAAAACAGTCTGTTAATTATGACCTCACACACTCTATTTAACATAACATTGTGATGCTCGCTAACCCTGTTCTGGCCGCCATTCTTCATATTTCCAGTAAAGCGGATGGTGATCCGTTACTTTGGCAGCCCCATCGCGGAGTAAAATATTCTGTAGGCTGATGTCATTGACGCTGCTCTTCCCTACTCTCCTTATATCTGAAGTCCCTCAGCCTTCAGTATGGCGTACCTGACGACGAATAACTTGCGGCGGCTGCCCAATCGTACGAATAAAAGCGCGTCGCATACGTTCTCTGTCGATAAATCCTGTTTGCCTGGCGATCTCATCCAGCGAACTGTTGCTCTCCTCTAACATCGCCCGCGCCGATTCCAGCCGCAGATACTCAACGGCCCTTGCCGGCGACTGTCCGGTTTCCGCCTGAAAGATACGGCTGAATTGACGAGGCGACAGATTCGCCACGTCGGCCAGTTCTTCAATATTTAGACGACGGTCCAGATTGCGGCGCGCATAGGTCAGCACCTTCTGAATGCGATCGGTTTTCGGTTCCAGCTCCAGTAGTGACGAGTACTGCGATTGCCCACCCGTGCGGCGATGGTAAAGCACCAGTTTTCGCGCTATAGACCGGGTGATATCGGGGCCCAAATCACTTTCGATCAACGCCAGAGCGAGGTCGATAGCCGCTGTCATCCCTGCTGATGTCCAGTACGGACCATCGCAGACAAATATCCGGTCTTCTTCAACCTGTATCTTCGGGTAGCGCTGCTTGAGTTCCCGGGCATACATCCAGTGCGTGGTGGCGCGATGTCCGTCCAGCATTCCGGCTTCCGCAAGCAAAAATGTCCCAATACACGCTGCTGCGACCCGACGGGCGAATGGCGCGGCGCGGCGCACGAACGCGATGGTATCGGGTGTCGCCTTTTCCATACTGGCGCCAAACAGCAAAACATCGTAATGCGTTTCAGTAAAGGCTTCCGTCACCACATCGAAGCCCGCGGATGTGCGTAACGCGCCGCCATTTTCCGAAAGCAAATGAATGTCATAGACCGGTTCCGGCAACACCATATTGGCGACTTCAAACGCGGTAATAACCGCAAAGCCCATCGGCGAATAACCGGGTGTGAGGATAAAACCGACTCTGCGCATATAGCGGACCCATCATAATCCAATGTCATAAAAAGGTGTTTATATGACATTTAAGACATAAAATGCGAGTGTTATTGTGCTCATCATTGAAAACAACCACCCTGGAGAAAAACATGAGCACATCATCAAATGGCACCGCCCTGGTGACCGGCGCTTCAAGCGGCATCGGCGCACTCTATGCCGACAGACTCGCTAAACGCGGCTACGATCTGATCCTTGTGGCGCGCAATACTGACCGTCTGGAACAGGTTGCCCAACGGATCCGCGATACTCATCATCGACAGGTCCGTATTATCGGCGCGGACCTCGGTAACCCGCAGGAACTACGCCATGTGGAAGAGCTACTGCGTAATGAAACGTCACTGACTATGCTGGTGAATAATGCCGGTTTTGGCGCCGTAACGCCGCTTCTGGATTCGAATGTTGATGAAATGGAAGCGATGATTAACCTCAACGTCACCGCGCTGATGCGTTTAACTTATGCGGCTGCACCGGCAATGCTCGCTCGCGGAACGGGAACAATCATCAATATCGCGTCTATCGTCGCGATTAGCCCGGAAACCCTGAATGGGATTTATGGCGCAAGCAAAGCCTTTGTGCTGGCGTTCAGCCACTCTCTGCAGCACGAGCTCGGGGATAAAGGGATTCGCGTTCAGGCCGTTTTACCCGGCGCGACGGCGACCGCGTTCTGGAATGTGCCAGGCGTAGGCGGCCATGAAAATCTGCCGCAATCCTGGGTCATGAAAAGCGAGGAGATGGTCGATGCCGCGCTGGCAGGTTTAGATGCCGGTGAAACGGTGACCATCCCGCCATTGCAGGACGGTGAAGAATGGAATGCCTGGGAGGCCGCTCGGCGTACCATGAGCCAGCATCTCAGCACTGCGCAGCCGGCCCCGCGTTATCGCCGTTAAGGCACGTCCATTCATGACTTCTGATGTTCCAAAACCGCCTGAGGGATATTACGAAAGCTTATCGCCAGGCGGTTGTAGGCGTTGATGAGACTGATAGCCAGCGTAAGGTCACATACCTCTTCGTCGCTGAAATAGCGCCGCAAATCTGGCACGTGTTCACGCCGGTTTGATGAAGGGGCAATGAGCGTCATATATTCAGCCCAGGCTAACGCCGCGCGCTCCTTTAAAGAAAAAATGCCTTCGGTACAGACCCATCCCTGGAGCGCCGCCAGTTTCTCAGCGCCGACGCCCTCTTTCATCAACATACGCGTATGCAAATCAGTGCAATACGCGCAGCCGTTAATCTGGCTGACGCGTAAATTAATGAGATCGCGCAGTCGCTCGTCCAAACCGCAATGACAGAGGTAATGGTCAATGGCGCTGAATGCCTGGACGCCAGCGGAAGACGTCCGGGTGTAATCAATTCGGACGCCCATTTATTACGGCTTACTGTCTGGCGTGGTGAGCTGAGTATCTTTGGTGTCCACGACAAATACCGCCAGTAGTTTCGCCGGTTTGGTTTTGCTGGCGTTACGGCTGACAACATGGTGCGCGCCAGGATCTTCATACCAGCTTTCGCCTGCCCGATAAGTCCGTTCAGGTTGACCTTCGACCTGACTGATAATATCGCCTTCCACGACATAGGCGTAGATAAATGAAGAAGGAGCATGCGTATGAGATGCCGATGCAGCGCCCGCAGGATAAAGGACTTCGACGGCAGTAAGCGATTTACCCGGAATGTTGGGGATCGCATGCGAAAAATTCGGTTTAACCGTCTCGCCTTGCCCCTGTGGTTCAACGCCATGCGCCAAAACGGTTGTTGAGAAGATCATTCCGACAGCGGCTACTGCGGATAAAAATGGATTTCTGCTTATCATATGACGGGCTCCTGACTGGAGTTGTTAAGCTTGCAGGTGTGACGCCGCGCGATCGCCACGTCACAACACGCAATATCAGGGTTTTTGCGCTTCCTGCGGTACATTGCGGAAACTGATAGCCAGACGGTTATAGGCGTTGATTAAGCCTATCGCCATCGTCAAATCCGCCAGTTCCTTATCTTCGAAAACGGCAGATGCCGCCGCAAAGGCTTCATCCGGAACATGCGTTTCAGAAACCCGGGTGACGGTCTCGGCCCAGGACAGCGCCGCCTTTTCACGCGCGGTAAAGACCTCTCCGGCTTCCTCCCAGACTTGCACCAAAGCAAGTTTGACGGGGCTGAGACCTTTCTTCAGGAGATCGCGTGTGTGCATATCCAGGCAATAAGCGCAGCCGTTAATTTGGCTGACGCGCAAATTAACCAGTTCCACGAGCGTATTCTCCAGGCCACATTGCGCGACGTAGGCATAAACCCCACCGAGCGCTTTAACCCCTGCCGGAGAAGTTTTAGTATAATCAATGCGTTGACTCATTTTTTATTTCCTTTATCGTTGAAACTGAGTCAAGCATAACAGCTGGATTTACACTTAAAAGAACCAAAAAACGAAGATTTTGCTGTACCACGCATCCGGGATGGCTAAAACATGCTGACCAGAGATGCCTCTGCTATTTCAAGTACACCTGCTGATTAATGGAGCGATATATGAACAGACCCACTCTGGCGCTGACGATTGACCGTAACGCACGGATATCCATCGCCGAGCAGATCCGCCAGGGGATCACCGAAGCCATTGAGAGCGGTGTTCTTGCGCCAGGCACAAGGCTCCCTTCATGGATTGACCTTGCCATACAATTGGGTATCTCTCGCGGCACGGTTAAGACCGCCTATGAACGGTTATCCGATGAGCAACTTGTCGTGATGTCCCGCTCTCGTGGAACCTGCGTCGTGGATAATCTACCGCCGGGCAGGACGGCGAAAAAGGTGCCTGAATCCGTACCCACTTCAGAATTGTTTCAGGATTTTCTCTTTCCTACAGGCGATTTTCAGATGGGGATCCCTGCCGGCGATGTCTTTCCCGTCCCCCTCTTTTCACGCCTTTTTGCGGCGTCAGCCCGTCACGCCGTGCAGTCCAGACAATGCTATGGCGACCCCAGAGGGGAAAGCGAATTGCGCCGCGAAATCGCCGGTCAGCTCACCCTTTCCAGAGGAATCAAATGCCATCCTTCTCAAGTTTTCGTAACTGCCGGATTCACCGGAGGACTTGGCCTCATACTGCACGCGCTGTCTTTACGCGGGCACAAAGCCTGGGTGGAAAATCCTGGCTTTCCGCCGGCAAGAAAAGCCTTGAGCCTTGCGGGCCTGGCCACGGTACCTGTGCGGGTCGATTCCGAAGGGATGGATATAGAATATGGCATCCATCACGCGCCTGACGCGGCAATCGCGCTGGTCACCCCCGGGCAGCAAGCGCCCCTGGGGATGGCATTATCATTGGAACGGCGCCACCGTTTAATTGAGTGGGCCCACCAAAATGGCCGCTGGATCATCGAGGATGACTATCTGGGGGAGTTGCAGCTTAATCGCCGCGCGGCGCCAGCGCTGGCGTCACAGGATATTTATGGTCGGGTTATCCATATTGGATCATTCAGTAAAACCATTAGCCCGGCTCTACGCCTGGGGTTTGTCGTGGCGCCGCCATCGCTTGTCGAGACGGTTGCTGATGTCGCCGCCTCGCTTTCCCCCGCTCCGACTCCCGCGATCCAGATGGCGGTGCATGCCTTTTTGAGTGAGGGGCATTTTCTTCGGCATCTGCGAAAAATGAAAAGAGTTTACCATGCCAGAAGTACTGAACTTTCCCGCATAATGAAGGCGTTAGGCTACACCGTTCAGGTCCATGGTTTATCCGTTTTAATCAACCTGCCAGACGGCTCTCAGGATCGCACCATTGCGCATTACGCCTATAACTTTGGCCTGGCGCCATCCCCGCTTTCAGCCTGGTATCAGTCAGGGGTAGCGGAAAAGTCCGGTCTGTTGCTTGGCGTATCAGGCAAGGAAGGCGAATCACTCCTCCATGCCTGCGAGCGGCTGGATCGATTGATCCGTAAACTCGCTTAACGGCCCCCTTGCGATTCTCGCGCTTTCCTCTTCCGCTTGTCTCGCTCTGGTACACAAAAATCATTCGTTTTTGGTTCTTTTTAAGATCTTACTCTCTTTCTATCCTGTAGGGGTCAGTCAGCATTGCCGGGTACACAACCGTGTCCGGCTGTACTCATAAGGCATCGGAGGAGAAGTATGAGAATTTTAATTGCAGGCGCAACGGGGGCAATCGGGCTGCCAATGACAAGGGTGCTCTGCGCCCTTGGACATCAAGTCGCAGGCTTGACGCGTCAAGGAAAAGGTATCGCCCAACTCCATGAACTCGGCGCCGAAGCGCTGTGTGTGGATGCGATGGATTCACATGCGGTGCGCGAAGCTGTCGAAAAGTTTCAGCCTGATACGATTATCGATCAACTGACATTGCTGCCGGCTAATCCTGCCGACATTATCCGCTCGATCCCCGCGGATACGGCTTTACACAAAGTGGCCGGACATCATTTACTTGAAGCGGCGAAAGCCTGCGGCATCAGCCGTTATATTCTTCAGTCCCGTGGCTTTTATCTTGATGCGGCGGCCGGAAAACTGGCCAGTGAAAGTGCCGCCCTGCGGATCCAGGCGCCGGGGGTGATCGGGGAAAGCTGTAACGTATTGTCTGACTATGAAAACGCCGTCAGGATGCTTCCCGGGATCGCAGGGGTGGTGCTGCGTTACGGATTCTTCTATGGCCCTGGCACCTGGTATCGACCAGAAGGCGCCATCGCCGAACAGGCTCGCAATGGCGAAAGCGTCATTTTTGGCGAAGGTAATGCAGTCTGGTCTTTCGTGCATATTGACGATGCCATTGCCGCCACCATTGCGGCGCTGGGATCCGAACCTGGTACCTATAATATTGTCGATGATAATCCGCTTCCGGTGAATCAGTGGCTTCCTGAGTTTAACCGTTGGGTCGGCGCGCCTGAACCTACGCGGTTGAGTGCCGCAGACGCGCTATCGCTCGCGGGTGAAGAAGGACTCTACTATCACACCGCCCTGACCGGAGCGTCCAACCAGGCCGCGAAAGAAAAACTCGGTTTTTCACCTCGCCCTCTGATCTGGCACCGCCAGTCCTGAATACGATACGGTGCGGCGCAGCCGCACCGTACTGTGACAATATCAACAGGTATCAAAAGAAATGAGCCATCGGGATAAACAGTATTTTGATTTTATGCTTGGTGATAATCGATTATTACGCGCATCTTTAATACCTCGCCATGACGGGAGCTATAGTCCGCACCTCTCGGAAATTGTCGATATCCCCCATCCGGCAGACGATATTCCGCTGACCCCGGTCCCCTGTGAACAAGGCAGCGGCCAGTACGAGGCCTTCATGCAACTGTTAGGGGTGGTTCTGTGGAAAATTTCAAAGACAGCAACACGACTAGAGTCTGTCATCATCAGAGCGGGTGTAGATGACGATGGCGAGAAGACGCTGCTGAAGATCACCCATCATTTTGCCCCCGGGGTGATGGTAAGCCGGGGGCGCGTCGCTGACGTAGTAAGCGTACGGCGAGAACCGTATTGACGAAGTGAGTGACATTTCAAACGGGCTAAATCGGGTGACTTTGTAATCTTGCAATAACACACTTGCAGTTACCCTGTCACGTCAATCCACTCCGCTCCGGTGATGCTGGCCAGCCGTTGCGGCGCAATTCTCACGCCTGAGTTATCACTGCCGCCTGCCGGAAGCACTTCACTGTAGCTGCACAGGCTGCGATCGCAGTAAACTCTCACCGTTGCCGGTGCGGCAAAGGGGCAAACGCCGCCGGGCGGATAGCCGGTCAGCGCCTCCACCTCCTCCGCCGGCAGCATGCGTGCCTTTACGCCAAAGAATTGCTTGTACTTCTTGTTATCGATTCTGGCGGTTCCCGCCATCACCAGCAGCACCACGCCATCGTTCACGCGAAACGACAGCGTCTTGGCGATCTGCCCGCCCTCCACGCCAAAGGCTTCCGCCGCCAGCGCTACCGTCGCGGTATTCTGTGTCAGCACCGTCACCGCCGTTTCCGGCGCGTGCTCGGCCAGAAAACGCTGAACGCGTTCTATGCTCATGCTCCTTCCTCCTGATATTGCTAAGCCATTGATAATGCCGCAGTGATGGTTTCGGTTTTAACATCGCATGCTAAAAATGAGAATCAAAATTGTTCAAATCGCTGGATCTGAACAAAGCTTTAAGGGGCCAATGGCCTTTTTACCCATCATTTTTCATGGAGATGCCTGCATGACCACGCAAACGACAGCAAGGCCCTCAGCGGCCGCAGTGGCCGTCTATGAATGGCTCAACCCGATACCTTATGGATTTTTCACCGCGGCGCTCATTTTCGACATCATTTATGCCTGCACTGCCAATATTCAGTGGGTTAATGGCGCCAGCTGGCTAATCGCCATCGGCCTGATTTTTGCCATCATTCCTCGCCTGATTAACCTGGTGCAAGTATGGTTCGGCAGCGCTCGGCTGCTGGGTTCGTCGGTCAAACTCCATTTCTGGCTGAACCTGTTGGCCATCGTTCTCGCCATTATCAACGCTTTCGTGCATAGCCGGGATGCGTATGCCGTGGTGCCGCAAGGCCTGGTGCTGTCTGCGATCGTGGTCGCGCTGCTCAGCCTGGCGAATATTCTGCTGGCCCTTGGCGCCCGCGCAAAATAAGGAGGTTTTCATGAAGCTCTCATCTCTGGCGCTCACCCTTTCCGCCGTATTGACCTTGGCCGGCTGCGATAACAGTGCCGTCATTTCGCCGGAACAACAAATGGGGCCGGATCCGGCGTTGCCGGCGGCGCAAGATTTCCTGATGCCGCCGATGCAGGTGCCAAAGGGCGTGGGCTGGCAGCAAAACCAGATGCCGAAAGTCGCCGAAGGCTTGAAAATCGACAAGGTGGCAGACGGTTTGCTGCACCCGCGTCAGTTGCTGACCCTGCCCAACGGCGATGTGTTGGTGGTGGAGGCCAACGGGCCGGGCACCGAAGCGGTCAGCACACCCAAGCAGCTGATCGCCGGGCTGGTTAAGGGTCAGTCAGGTAAAGGGGGAAAAGGCGGTAACCGCATCACCCTGTTGCGCCCCACCGCCGACGGCAGCTGGGAAAAGCATGTCTTCCTCGAGGGGCTCGATTCTCCGTTCGGCGTTCAGCTGATTGGCAACACCCTGTATGTGGCCAACACCGGCAATATCATGCAGTACGCCTATCAGCCGGGCGAAACGCGCATCAGCGATCCGGGTAAAGAGCTGGCCGATCTGCCGGACACCATCAACCATCATTGGACCAAGGCCCTGCTGGCCAGCCCGGACGGTAAAAAGCTGTATGTCGGCGTTGGATCCAACAGCAACATCACCGAAAACGGCCTGGCCGTAGAGTACCGGCGCGCCGCGGTATTGGAAGTGGACACCGCCTCCGGCGCCAGCCGCATCTTCGCCAGCGGCCTGCGCAACCCGACCGGGCTGCAGTGGGAACCGCACAGCGGCAAGCTGTGGGCCATCGTCAACGAGCGTGACGAGATCGGCGCCGATCTGGTGCCGGACTACCTGACCTCGGTACAGGACGGCGGCTTCTACGGCTGGCCTTACAGCTATTTCGGCCAGCACGTCGATCGTCGGGTGCAGCCGGCGCGGCCGGATCTGGTGGCGAAAGCCATCAAGCCGGACTACGCCCTCAGCTCGCACGTCGCGCCGCTGGGGCTGTTGTTCTACACCGCGAGCGCTCTGCCGGCCGACTATCGCGGCGGCGCCTTTGTCAGTGAGCACGGCAGTTGGGATCGCTCGCCGCTGAACGGCTACCGGGTCAGCTACGTGGCGTTCGAACAAGGCAAGCCGGTCGGTAAACTCAAAGCGGTGGTCACCGGCTTTGTCTCCGACGACGAGAAGGAACTCTATGGCGCACCGGTTGGATTAGCGGTCGACAAGGCCGGCGCCCTGCTGATTGCGGATGACGTGGGCAACACCGTTTGGCGCGTCAGCGCTAAATAACGTTAACGTGCAGGTTCCGATGAACCTGCACGTGACATTGTCACTTGATGCTTTGCGCCAACCAGACCGTTCTTCCCCCGCAGGCGGGATCTTCCACCACATGATCGACCACGCGGAAGCCGTTCTCCTGCAGCAGGCGCGTATACTCCTCCGGCGCCAGGCTGGCGTGAAACAGCGGCTGGCCGTCGAAATTGCCGATCGCCACGCCGTCTTCAGGGCCGCTGGTGAACATCAGTGCGGCATGCGGCTTGGCGTGCCGTCTGAACAGTAGAAACATGCGGCGCTGATCGTCGCGCGCCAGATGGAAGAAGCTGTCCCAGGCCAGCAGGCCGTCGAATCTTGTCGCCAGACTCAGCCGGCGCATGTCCATCTGCCGCCACTCCTGCTGTGGAAAACGCTGCCGGCAGCGCGCGATCATCGCCTGCGCGCCGTCGATGCCGGTGACTCGATACCCTTGTTCGATAAAATAGGCGGCGATCGGCGCGCCATTGCCGCAGCCGAGATCCAGCAGCCGCGCGTTGGCCGGGGTAAGCTGCAAAAAGCGGTCGAGCCACGGCCGCTCAAACAGCGTGGTGGGTCTGAGGCGTTCCCAGGCGGCGGCATGTTCGTCATAAAGCGAAATAATCGTGCTCGCCAGTTCTTCCGTCATTAATATTGTCCCCGTCACGTTAGTGGCGCAATAAAAATAGCCTTTGGTCAGAATTAAAGCGCTTATCCGATAATATATTCATCAACAGGCCGTTGACCAGAAATAAAAGGTTTTAACATTTCGACATAAACCAGTACAATTCCCTCCCCTGTGTTAACCCTTTTTTAGGTTGATTGTGTCGTTAATTCAGCCCTCTGCATCGCGAAATCGGGCCGCCGCCTGGTTAGGGATGTTTGCCATTCTGATGTTGTTCATTGCGCCGGTGATCTCGCGATCTCTGGAGCATGTACGCGCCGGAAGTGCTGGAACGGCCGTCATGGCGGATTGCGGCATGGATATGCCGATGCATCACGGGATGCGCTCGCCGTCGTCTGAACCTGAAAAAGCCTCGCCGCCGCTGATGCAGCACGGTGGCGGCCACCACAACATGGCGATGATGATGGACGACAGCGCCTGCGGCTACTGCGTGCTGTTGCTGCACGCGCCGCTGCTGGACGTGAGCCACGCCCCGCTGTTCTGGTCTCAGTCGCTGGCTTCGCGCCCGCCGCCGATCCGCTATCTCGTTCCCCTGTTTGCCCACGTCGTTCACACCGAATTACAGCCGCGCGCGCCCCCCCTCTCTTTCCTCTGATTTAACAATAAGCCCATTGCCGTTCTCTGTATTGCCGTTGATCGCTTCAACCCGGCGGAATTAATTCGCCCAACGATTAAGCACCGAGACGACATTATTAATCCGGTTATTTCCACGCTGATGGAATTAACCCCCGTATTTACCGATGGTGATTTTCGCCAGGCTGCCCCACGCCTGAATAATCCCTCGGCCAAGAACGGAAAAAGTTAGCTTAAGGAAAGATGATGTTTAAACCCGTTTATAAAAAGAACGCCGCCACCCGCGCCATCACCGCCGCCATGCCGCTGTTCCTGCTGGCTGGCCACGCGGCGCAGGCGCATCAGCACCCTGCCGACACACAGGTTAATGATGGCGACGTGATCACCGTCACCGCACCGCTCTACTCTCCGCTGACCATCGTGACGTCACCGAAAACTCCGCGTCAGCCGGTGCCGGCCAGCGATGGCTCGGACTACCTGAAAACCATTCCCGGCTTTTCTCAGATCCGCAACGGCGGCACCAACGGCGATCCGGTGTTCCGCGGCATGTTCGGTTCGCGGTTGAAGATCCTCACCGACGGTTCGGAAATGCTGGGCGCCTGTCCATCGAGAATGGATGCGCCCACTTCTTACATCTCGCCGGAGAGTTTCGATCTGTTGACCATCACCAAAGGGCCGCAGACGGTACTGTGGGGGCCGGGATCGTCGGCGGGCACCGTGCGTTTCGAACGTGAACGCCCACGCTTCGACAAGCCGGGCGTCAAGGGCAACGCCAGCGTGCTGACCGGCTCCAACGGCCGCTGGGACGAGAATATCGACGCCAGCCTCGGCGCCGAGCAAGGTTACTTGCGGGTGATGGCCAACAAATCTCGTTCCAACGATTATCAGGACGGCACCAATACGCGCGTGCCGTCGCGCTGGGACAAGTGGAACGGCGATCTGGCGCTCGGCTGGACGCCGGACAACGATACGCTGCTGGAAGTGACCATGGGCCGCGGCAACGGCGAAGCGCGCTATGCCGGCCGCAGCATGGACGGTTCGCAGTTCAAGCGCGAAAGCCTGGGCATGCGGGTGGAAAAATCCAACATCGGCGAGGTGCTG of the Serratia marcescens subsp. marcescens ATCC 13880 genome contains:
- a CDS encoding class I SAM-dependent DNA methyltransferase: MTEELASTIISLYDEHAAAWERLRPTTLFERPWLDRFLQLTPANARLLDLGCGNGAPIAAYFIEQGYRVTGIDGAQAMIARCRQRFPQQEWRQMDMRRLSLATRFDGLLAWDSFFHLARDDQRRMFLLFRRHAKPHAALMFTSGPEDGVAIGNFDGQPLFHASLAPEEYTRLLQENGFRVVDHVVEDPACGGRTVWLAQSIK
- a CDS encoding DUF2946 domain-containing protein; translated protein: MLFIAPVISRSLEHVRAGSAGTAVMADCGMDMPMHHGMRSPSSEPEKASPPLMQHGGGHHNMAMMMDDSACGYCVLLLHAPLLDVSHAPLFWSQSLASRPPPIRYLVPLFAHVVHTELQPRAPPLSFL
- a CDS encoding PQQ-dependent sugar dehydrogenase; its protein translation is MKLSSLALTLSAVLTLAGCDNSAVISPEQQMGPDPALPAAQDFLMPPMQVPKGVGWQQNQMPKVAEGLKIDKVADGLLHPRQLLTLPNGDVLVVEANGPGTEAVSTPKQLIAGLVKGQSGKGGKGGNRITLLRPTADGSWEKHVFLEGLDSPFGVQLIGNTLYVANTGNIMQYAYQPGETRISDPGKELADLPDTINHHWTKALLASPDGKKLYVGVGSNSNITENGLAVEYRRAAVLEVDTASGASRIFASGLRNPTGLQWEPHSGKLWAIVNERDEIGADLVPDYLTSVQDGGFYGWPYSYFGQHVDRRVQPARPDLVAKAIKPDYALSSHVAPLGLLFYTASALPADYRGGAFVSEHGSWDRSPLNGYRVSYVAFEQGKPVGKLKAVVTGFVSDDEKELYGAPVGLAVDKAGALLIADDVGNTVWRVSAK